Proteins encoded by one window of Arachis hypogaea cultivar Tifrunner chromosome 1, arahy.Tifrunner.gnm2.J5K5, whole genome shotgun sequence:
- the LOC112717454 gene encoding uncharacterized protein: MADKESPQLSQDDLLARIAELQAEVRRIAELSTQNNGKSSKSSAQGAADPLNIVPPKEKLTLDNPFSEEITNYQIPKNFTLPTALEPYKGFGDPRPHVKKFQSMMFFNGPKNKPVLCRAFPTYLDGAALLWFSKLPEGSISSFEDLARSFIDYFAASRIYVHGSDYLGTIKQGQHESLKDYMTRFADATMEIQDLDPAVHLHALKAGLRPGKFWETIAITKPKTLEEFGERAADQMEIEELREAQKSDKQPHRRDEEKTFRSPGSRDTKKPSKPTSKYNTYTRFNTRRENIIREILNAKIIRPPARAGNYQDQRFVDRTKHCAFHRKFGHTTDDCIVAKDLLERLARQGLLDKYIENRRGKGGNSNKMEHKQATANDNKKERTTPDPPRGVISHISGGFAGGGETSSARKRSYRTMLAIEGTIQPKQDKDPGVTISFNQADFRSASPNLDDPVVITIQVRDLLVRKTLLDPGSSADVLFYSTFTKMKLSEKLIQPSSGELIGFFGERVPIMGHIWLKTTMGEIHMSKSIDIQYLIVDLQENKIATVHADHQKARQCYNACLKQDQVSEITRPQVQSIHSSANTTVLADLDSREDLGERPRPMDNLQRITLMADDNQCTYIGEALEGEDRAKLIQILRKNADLFA; this comes from the exons ATGGCTGACAAGGAAAGTCCACAACTCTCACAGGATGACCTCCTGGCTCGAATCGCCGAGCTTCAGGCGGAAGTACGAAGAATAGCTGAGCTGTCTACACAGAACAATGGAAAAAGCTCCAAAAGCTCGGCTCAAGGTGCTGCAGACCCTTTAAACATCGTCCCGCCAAAGGAGAAGCTCACACTCGACAACCCCTTCTCCGAAGAGATCACAAATTACCAGATACCAAAAAACTTTACTCTGCCCACTGCACTGGAGCCGTACAAGGGGTTCGGCGACCCCCGACCCCACGTAAAGAAGTTCCAATCGATGATGTTTTTCAACGGCCCTAAGAATAAGCCCGTTCTCTGCCGAGCATTCCCTACCTACCTCGACGGTGCTGCATTACTCTGGTTCTCTAAACTTCCTGAAGGTTCAATTTCCTCCTTCGAAGATCTTGCCAGGTCATTTATTGATTACTTTGCCGCTTCAAGAATCTACGTACATGGCTCAGACTACCTCGGCACCATTAAGCAAGGTCAGCACGAAAGCCTGAAAGACTACATGACCAGATTCGCTGACGCCACTATGGAGATCCAGGACTTAGACCCGGCCGTCCACCTGCACGCCCTCAAGGCCGGTCTCAGGCCCGGCAAATTCTGGGAGACCATTGCCATAACAAAGCCAAAAACGCTAGAGGAATTCGGAGAAAGGGCGGCAGATCAAATGGAGATCGAGGAACTCCGAGAAGCCCAAAAATCGGACAAACAACCACATCGGAGGGATGAAGAAAAAACTTTCAGATCGCCAGGCAGCCGAGACACTAAGAAACCTTCCAAGCCCACGTCAAAATACAACACATACACCAGATTCAATACCAGAAGGGAAAACATCATCAGAGAAATCCTCAACGCCAAAATCATAAGGCCACCAGCTCGAGCGGGAAACTACCAGGATCAAAGGTTCGTGGATAGGACAAAGCATTGTGCCTTCCATCGGAAGTTCGGACACACCACAGACGACTGCATAGTCGCGAAGGACCTCTTGGAAAGGCTGGCACGCCAAGGGCTCTTGGACAAATATATCGAGAACCGGAGAGGCAAAGGAGGAAACTCGAACAAGATGGAGCACAAGCAAGCAACAGCCAATGATAACAAAAAAGAGAGGACGACCCCCGATCCACCAAGGGGAGTCATTAGCCACATATCGGGGGGATTCGCAGGCGGAGGAGAAACAAGCTCGGCCAGGAAGCGAAGCTATAGAACGATGCTAGCAATCGAAGGAACCATACAGCCAAAGCAGGACAAAGACCCAGGTGTCACCATATCCTTCAACCAAGCAGACTTCAGATCGGCAAGCCCTAACCTCGACGACCCGGTGGTAATTACTATCCAGGTCAGAGACCTGTTGGTAAGGAAAACATTACTGGACCCAGGTAGTAGTGctgatgttttattttattctacatttacaaaaatgaaattatCAGAAAAACTAATACAACCCTCCTCGGGAGAGCTGATTGGGTTCTTCGGAGAGAGAGTTCCCATCATGGGACATATATGGCTGAAGACCACAATGGGAGAAATCCATATGTCGAAGTCCATCGATATTCAATACCTAATAGTAGACT TGCAGGAAAACAAGATAGCTACAGTTCACGCCGACCATCAGAAAGCTCGGCAGTGCTACAATGCTTGTCTAAAGCAAGACCAGGTGAGTGAGATAACTCGGCCCCAGGTCCAATCCATACATAGCTCGGCTAACACCACCGTGCTAGCCGATCTCGACTCAAGAGAAGACCTCGGCGAAAGACCTCGCCCAATGGACAACCTCCAACGAATAACACTAATGGCAGATGACAATCAATGCACATACATCGGAGAAGCATTAGAAGGGGAAGACCGAGCAAAACTCATACAGATACTGCGCAAGAACGCCGATCTCTTTGCGTGA
- the LOC112802897 gene encoding NADH dehydrogenase [ubiquinone] 1 beta subcomplex subunit 8, mitochondrial, translating to MAGRLANAASRIMAGNGVVSRSVGSSLRLRSGMGLPVGKHIVPDKPLPANDELVWDNGTPFPEPCIDRIADTVGKYEALAWLCGGLSFFASLGLLAVWNDKASKIPYTPKVYPYDNLRVELGGEP from the exons ATGGCAGGGAGATTGGCGAACGCAGCATCGAGAATCATGGCCGGAAACGGTGTTGTTTCCAGATCCGTAGGTTCCTCTCTTCGCCTCCGCTCCGGCATGGGCCTCCCCGTCGGAAAGCACATCGTTCCCGACAAACCC CTTCCTGCGAATGACGAACTCGTGTGGGACAATGGAACTCCATTTCCCGAACCATGTATAGATCGTATTGCCGATACTGTTGGAAAG TACGAAGCATTGGCTTGGCTGTGTGGTGGATTGAGTTTTTTCGCGTCTCTGGGACTATTGGCAGTGTGGAATGACAAGGCCTCCAAGATACCCTAT ACACCCAAAGTATATCCATATGACAATCTGCGTGTGGAACTTGGTGGTGAACCATAG